Proteins from a genomic interval of Colletotrichum higginsianum IMI 349063 chromosome 6, whole genome shotgun sequence:
- a CDS encoding GATA zinc finger, which translates to MEAGGSGPRQSRPLSASHPDRFEPRHPPPREPLDRHYRDGPAMATAALISPSSTHYGHPSSFSSGYHHPTPGPSIAGMISPIEPRRPSDESETPHRQSLPSLSEVISGAKPGPYPPSQASSMSGSQSFPSPFAPGPPRSYAESSTDKNSPRPPHPVSTYAPRQDALPAMSDPPRPPPFGGRPPAPLSSFSATQPSPPHKSEHMRDIDPRAPEPAGPYAQHQPPPPPPIYPHQSQLPPGQVPLPAYPVSPRHGGPPLPSPFEAQRPAAHAEEAEYSSGRPQYDRTLVTRHLDAWGYQDCLSRMAGSARTIYNFAEAYGRIAAEQHGGHPLPDRLPTEREVMEMLDNVDYIRNSLDSVRQLIKESEQRVRAAGKQKGYEDEDMPMYDGMNKNNYGMTEVKKRRGRAAPPGRCHSCNRVDTPEWRRGPDGARTLCNACGLHYAKLERKRQLEARQIRPKPSDERS; encoded by the exons ATGGAAGCGGGCGGATCTGGTCCTAGGCAAAG CCGTCCACTCTCTGCCAGTCATCCTGATCGCTTTGagcctcgtcatcctccacCAAGAGAACCCCTCGACCGACACTACCGCGACGGCCCCGCCATGGCGACCGCAGCCCTTATTAGCCCAAGCTCGACCCATTACGGCCATCCCTCATCCTTCTCTTCTGGCTATCACCACCCAACTCCAGGACCTAGTATCGCAGGCATGATTTCGCCGATTGaacctcgacgaccttcGGACGAGTCTGAGACCCCTCATCGACAGTCGCTTCCTTCGCTCTCCGAGGTCATTTCGGGAGCCAAGCCCGGCCCTTATCCGCCCTCCCAAGCGTCCAGCATGTCAGGCTCCCAGAGCTTTCCTTCGCCCTTCGCACCTGGTCCGCCGCGGTCCTACGCCGAGTCTTCGACCGACAAGAACTCACCTAGACCTCCTCACCCCGTATCGACGTATGCGCCCAGGCAAGACGCCCTGCCGGCCATGTCAGATCCTCCAAGACCTCCACCATTCGGTGGCCGGCCACCCGCGCCCTTGAGCAGCTTTTCTGCGACTCAGCCCAGCCCCCCTCACAAGTCGGAGCACATGCGTGACATCGATCCCAGGGCCCCCGAGCCTGCCGGCCCTTACGCGCAACAccaaccgccgccgcctccgccgatATACCCTCACCAAAGCCAGCTCCCGCCGGGACAGGTTCCACTGCCGGCGTACCCTGTCTCGCCTCGTCACGGCGGTCCGCCGCTGCCTTCCCCGTTTGAAGCGCAGCGTCCCGCAGCCCATGCTGAAGAGGCCGAGTACAGCTCCGGGCGCCCTCAGTACGATCGTACCCTCGTCACCCGTCACCTGGATGCTTGGGGATACCAGGACTGTCTCTCTAGA ATGGCTGGATCCGCAAGGACGATCTATAACTTTGCCGAGGCGTATGGCAGAATCGCGGCCGAGCAGCACGGTGGCCACCCTCTGCCTGATCGGCTTCCCACCGAGCGGGAAGTGATGGAAATGTTGGATAACGTGGACTATATCCGAAACTCGCTGGACTCGGTTCGACAACTCATCAAGGAGAGTGAACAGCGCGTACGGGCGGCCGGCAAGCAGAAGGGctacgaggacgaggacatgCCGATGTACGACGGCATGAATAAGAACAACTACGGCATGACGGAAGTCAAGAAACGACGAGGG AGGGCCGCACCTCCAGGGAGATGCCACAGCTGCAACCGAGTCGATACGCCGGaatggcgacgaggacctgaCGGCGCCCGGACGCTTTGCAACGCGTGCGGTCTGCACTACGCCAAGTTGGAGCGGAAGCGTCAGCTCGAAGCCCGACAAATCCGTCCCAAGCCCTCTGACGAGAGGAGCTAA